Proteins encoded in a region of the Sebastes fasciatus isolate fSebFas1 chromosome 9, fSebFas1.pri, whole genome shotgun sequence genome:
- the grem2a gene encoding gremlin-2 isoform X2 — translation MLWRITLPVILAGVFCITAETKKHRPQGSIPSPYKTKGNLSSERHHRLLHQKPEVLSSSREALVVTERRYLRRDWCKTQPLRQTISEEGCRSRTVVNRFCYGQCNSFYIPRHMGPSSGQGQNRGQASGSGRKNHNKAQEPFQSCSFCRPHRITQLTVQLDCPDLQPPFRHRKVQRVKQCRCMSVDVGGHGKL, via the coding sequence ATGCTGTGGAGAATAACTCTCCCGGTCATACTGGCTGGGGTGTTCTGCATCACCGCAGAGACCAAAAAGCACCGGCCCCAGGGATCCATCCCATCCCCGTACAAGACCAAAGGGAACCTGTCCTCAGAACGTCACCACCGGCTACTGCATCAGAAACCAGAGGTGCTGTCCTCCAGCCGGGAAGCCCTGGTGGTGACGGAGCGCCGCTACCTCCGCAGAGACTGGTGCAAGACCCAACCGCTCCGCCAGACCATCAGCGAGGAGGGCTGCCGCAGCCGCACTGTGGTCAACCGCTTTTGCTACGGCCAGTGCAACTCCTTCTACATCCCCCGCCACATGGGCCCCAGCTCGGGTCAGGGCCAGAATCGAGGCCAGGCCTCGGGCTCCGGAAGGAAAAATCACAACAAGGCCCAGGAGCCGTTCCAGTCCTGCTCCTTCTGCAGGCCGCACCGCATCACACAGCTCACGGTGCAGCTGGACTGCCCAGACCTGCAGCCCCCTTTCAGACACCGTAAGGTGCAGAGGGTCAAACAGTGTCGCTGCATGTCTGTAGATGTGGGCGGCCATGGGAAACTGTGA
- the grem2a gene encoding gremlin-2 isoform X1: MIGNINIRMLWRITLPVILAGVFCITAETKKHRPQGSIPSPYKTKGNLSSERHHRLLHQKPEVLSSSREALVVTERRYLRRDWCKTQPLRQTISEEGCRSRTVVNRFCYGQCNSFYIPRHMGPSSGQGQNRGQASGSGRKNHNKAQEPFQSCSFCRPHRITQLTVQLDCPDLQPPFRHRKVQRVKQCRCMSVDVGGHGKL; encoded by the exons ATGATTGGCAATATTAACATCAG AATGCTGTGGAGAATAACTCTCCCGGTCATACTGGCTGGGGTGTTCTGCATCACCGCAGAGACCAAAAAGCACCGGCCCCAGGGATCCATCCCATCCCCGTACAAGACCAAAGGGAACCTGTCCTCAGAACGTCACCACCGGCTACTGCATCAGAAACCAGAGGTGCTGTCCTCCAGCCGGGAAGCCCTGGTGGTGACGGAGCGCCGCTACCTCCGCAGAGACTGGTGCAAGACCCAACCGCTCCGCCAGACCATCAGCGAGGAGGGCTGCCGCAGCCGCACTGTGGTCAACCGCTTTTGCTACGGCCAGTGCAACTCCTTCTACATCCCCCGCCACATGGGCCCCAGCTCGGGTCAGGGCCAGAATCGAGGCCAGGCCTCGGGCTCCGGAAGGAAAAATCACAACAAGGCCCAGGAGCCGTTCCAGTCCTGCTCCTTCTGCAGGCCGCACCGCATCACACAGCTCACGGTGCAGCTGGACTGCCCAGACCTGCAGCCCCCTTTCAGACACCGTAAGGTGCAGAGGGTCAAACAGTGTCGCTGCATGTCTGTAGATGTGGGCGGCCATGGGAAACTGTGA